In a single window of the Nocardiopsis composta genome:
- a CDS encoding AAA domain-containing protein — protein sequence MAVPQYDPSVHGRSRERPEDRPSAAVRVLPPPEPAQSEGPVAAVAVQDAVRRSVARSPQAVAEERTAALFEYYRECLAREDELEHLIDPDEPPAGRWAMLPGGAEELISGAESAVEIPPGAAGPLDGARGGRLRYGYPLVVLAARDAAEPDEHLPAGGAPPEPADRPLRAAPLFVADARAAPAAAGGRPRIRLSAPPEVNPALLRFLGIDTAQEFAAFRRLLRGPDLPGLRETALAVLARLHIDRVDDVNPELLRGPVPLADLRPGAHNTALLFRAGFGAEPGTGDRGSHPGRTGVIADLDPGRKDAVHPGRIAATALGALFGEAGRVRDEPVLPVAADLLDEERHGVLDAAMRRTLTVVAAPPGTGAGRLVDAAVRTARADGQSVLVAVPEDRLPPFPGAGPGGGPGAPVMRAGGPGARAVEAAVLTRLAEPAGETPDHVARRRSLRDDWARVREAWRAIDAAASGGHALALLAAERRRLAEQGWDPGALFGAADREPGYWLRRARRAREGGFTALAHRSAIRRDLGVEPTEENLDRLCRAAALEGEWRTALDRRGRTAPLPELLSGLDAALACHLLSGAAHLEAAEERRTARGRSAITDRLEALNRPDDPWGGFARLLAAVPAWSVAVRRARALPPAPGLFDLVVVAEAERLSTAELIPLLYRAKRALVIGDPAAPARAAALDPEEERALRERAGLPADRPPRWGSAAGSAYRACAAAAEKAGGAVHRLDGQEGVHPEITGLAARHCYGGRLHALADPEELPVRSGPAVEWRHAPGECEPVPGGSAVNRDEAYRVAVLLQQLDGSLPAGARIGVIAPFQAQWALLRRLLRRRTFAHEVRVGGAEHFRIAGRGEGPWGALDGGAVDVMVVSATGVPTGWRPSPDDAPSRAWAAALTRTRARLIVVGDRMHWSGQDGTGGMLCRAASAEEAAPGAAGAAPGAGGPASPALRALLPALRARGAEAEPHPRVAGYRADLRVSTPGGTLLVLVDQARTGTGLRRLLHLGRLLERRSGDQVVCVPAWRCLSDPDSTAAEILAGAGREGRSPRGG from the coding sequence GTGGCGGTCCCCCAGTACGACCCGTCGGTGCACGGCCGCTCCCGGGAGCGGCCGGAGGATCGGCCGTCCGCGGCGGTCCGGGTGCTCCCGCCCCCGGAGCCCGCGCAGAGCGAGGGGCCGGTGGCCGCCGTCGCGGTGCAGGACGCGGTGCGCCGCAGCGTGGCCCGCTCTCCGCAGGCGGTCGCCGAGGAGCGGACCGCCGCCCTCTTCGAGTACTACAGGGAGTGCCTGGCCCGCGAGGACGAGCTGGAGCACCTGATCGACCCGGACGAGCCGCCCGCCGGCCGCTGGGCGATGCTGCCGGGCGGCGCCGAGGAGCTGATCAGCGGTGCGGAGAGCGCCGTCGAGATCCCGCCCGGTGCCGCGGGGCCGCTGGACGGGGCGCGCGGCGGCCGGCTCCGCTACGGCTACCCCCTCGTCGTGCTCGCGGCCCGGGACGCCGCCGAACCGGACGAGCACCTTCCCGCCGGCGGGGCGCCCCCGGAACCGGCGGACCGGCCGCTTCGGGCCGCCCCGCTGTTCGTCGCCGACGCCCGGGCGGCCCCCGCGGCGGCGGGCGGCCGGCCGCGGATCCGGCTCTCCGCGCCGCCCGAGGTCAACCCGGCCCTGCTCCGCTTCCTGGGGATCGACACCGCCCAGGAGTTCGCCGCCTTCCGGAGGCTGCTCCGCGGCCCGGACCTGCCCGGGCTGCGCGAGACGGCGCTGGCCGTGCTGGCCCGGCTGCACATCGACCGGGTCGACGACGTCAACCCCGAGCTGCTGCGCGGCCCCGTGCCCCTGGCCGACCTGCGGCCCGGCGCGCACAACACCGCCCTGCTCTTCAGGGCCGGCTTCGGCGCCGAGCCGGGCACCGGCGACCGGGGCTCCCACCCGGGCCGCACCGGGGTGATCGCCGACCTCGACCCGGGACGCAAGGACGCGGTGCACCCCGGAAGGATCGCGGCGACCGCCCTGGGGGCGCTCTTCGGCGAGGCGGGCCGGGTCCGCGACGAGCCGGTCCTCCCGGTGGCCGCGGACCTGCTCGACGAGGAGCGCCACGGGGTCCTGGACGCGGCGATGCGCCGCACGCTCACCGTGGTCGCCGCGCCGCCGGGCACCGGTGCCGGCCGGCTGGTCGACGCCGCGGTGCGCACCGCCCGGGCCGACGGGCAGAGCGTCCTGGTCGCCGTCCCGGAGGACCGGCTGCCGCCGTTCCCCGGCGCCGGCCCCGGCGGCGGGCCCGGCGCCCCGGTCATGCGGGCCGGCGGCCCCGGGGCGCGCGCCGTCGAGGCCGCGGTGCTCACCCGGCTCGCCGAACCCGCCGGGGAGACCCCTGACCACGTGGCCCGGCGGCGGAGCCTGCGCGACGACTGGGCCAGGGTGCGCGAGGCGTGGCGGGCGATCGACGCGGCGGCCTCCGGAGGGCACGCCCTGGCCCTGCTCGCCGCCGAGCGCCGCCGCCTCGCAGAGCAGGGCTGGGACCCCGGCGCCCTGTTCGGGGCGGCCGACCGGGAGCCCGGCTACTGGCTGCGCCGCGCCCGGCGCGCCCGGGAGGGCGGCTTCACCGCGCTCGCGCACCGCTCCGCGATCCGACGCGACCTGGGCGTGGAGCCGACGGAGGAGAACCTGGACCGGCTCTGCCGCGCCGCGGCGCTGGAGGGGGAGTGGCGCACCGCGCTCGACCGGCGCGGGCGCACCGCCCCGCTGCCCGAGCTGCTCTCCGGCCTCGACGCCGCACTCGCCTGCCACCTGCTCTCCGGCGCCGCCCACCTGGAGGCGGCCGAGGAGCGCAGGACCGCCCGGGGCCGCTCCGCCATCACCGACCGGCTGGAGGCGCTGAACCGGCCGGACGACCCGTGGGGCGGTTTCGCCCGGCTGCTCGCCGCGGTGCCGGCCTGGTCGGTCGCGGTCCGCCGGGCGCGCGCCCTGCCCCCGGCACCGGGCCTGTTCGACCTGGTGGTGGTGGCCGAGGCCGAGCGGCTCAGCACCGCCGAACTGATCCCGCTGCTCTACCGGGCCAAGCGCGCGCTGGTGATCGGCGACCCGGCGGCGCCCGCCCGGGCCGCCGCCCTGGACCCGGAGGAGGAGCGCGCCCTGCGGGAGCGCGCCGGGCTGCCCGCCGACCGGCCGCCCCGCTGGGGGAGCGCCGCGGGGTCGGCGTACCGGGCCTGCGCGGCGGCCGCGGAGAAGGCCGGCGGGGCCGTGCACCGCCTGGACGGCCAGGAAGGCGTCCACCCGGAGATCACCGGGCTGGCCGCCCGGCACTGCTACGGCGGCCGGCTGCACGCGCTGGCCGACCCGGAGGAGCTGCCGGTCCGCTCCGGGCCGGCGGTGGAGTGGCGGCACGCCCCGGGCGAGTGCGAACCCGTGCCGGGCGGCTCCGCGGTCAACCGGGACGAGGCCTACCGGGTCGCGGTCCTCCTCCAGCAGCTCGACGGCTCGCTGCCGGCCGGGGCGCGGATCGGCGTCATCGCCCCGTTCCAGGCGCAGTGGGCGCTGCTCCGCCGGCTGCTGCGCCGGCGCACCTTCGCGCACGAGGTCCGGGTGGGCGGTGCCGAGCACTTCCGCATCGCCGGCCGCGGGGAGGGGCCCTGGGGCGCCCTGGACGGAGGCGCGGTCGACGTCATGGTGGTCTCGGCGACCGGTGTCCCCACTGGGTGGCGGCCCTCCCCGGACGACGCCCCGAGCCGGGCGTGGGCCGCCGCGCTCACCCGCACCCGGGCCCGGCTGATCGTGGTGGGGGACCGGATGCACTGGTCCGGGCAGGACGGGACGGGCGGCATGCTGTGCCGTGCGGCGAGCGCGGAGGAGGCGGCCCCCGGCGCCGCGGGGGCCGCGCCGGGCGCCGGCGGGCCGGCCTCTCCGGCGCTGCGCGCGCTGCTGCCCGCGCTGCGCGCCCGCGGAGCCGAGGCCGAACCGCACCCCCGGGTCGCCGGATACCGTGCCGACCTGCGAGTGAGCACCCCCGGTGGGACGCTGCTCGTCCTGGTCGACCAGGCCCGGACCGGAACCGGGCTGCGCCGGCTGCTGCACCTGGGCCGGCTGCTGGAGCGCCGCTCCGGCGATCAGGTGGTGTGCGTGCCCGCTTGGCGCTGCCTCAGCGACCCCGACTCCACCGCGGCCGAGATCCTCGCCGGCGCCGGCCGGGAGGGGCGGAGCCCGCGCGGCGGCTGA